One genomic region from Kineosporia corallincola encodes:
- a CDS encoding LysR family transcriptional regulator — MIDVAALRALRSVAALGTLARAADELGFTASAVSQQIKRLEREVGVPVLAPAGRGVVLTPAGQAVVDSAPEVFQALEHCAEAARSVADGAPRGTLRVVSFSTAVRGLLAPTVAELSARYPDLRLHISEQDPEQALHSVEAGTADLALIHDADGLPVALPPSMLQRHIHTDVGDVVHSRSHPLAAVERPLTGADLVGHAWVTSPPGTVCHQWFRRLFGNAPEDPDVRHLIDDFSTQLSLVASGDVIALIPRLARPPLREDLMSRVLRRAPKREIFAAWRRSAHASPAIQAVLRELGSVES; from the coding sequence ATGATCGATGTAGCCGCACTGCGTGCACTGCGATCCGTGGCCGCTCTCGGCACGCTGGCGCGCGCCGCCGACGAGCTCGGTTTCACCGCCTCGGCCGTGTCTCAGCAGATCAAACGCCTGGAGCGGGAGGTGGGTGTGCCGGTGCTGGCGCCCGCCGGGCGCGGCGTGGTGCTCACCCCGGCCGGGCAGGCCGTGGTCGACTCCGCGCCCGAGGTGTTCCAGGCCCTGGAGCACTGCGCCGAGGCCGCCCGTTCGGTCGCGGACGGTGCGCCGCGTGGCACGCTGCGCGTCGTCTCGTTCTCCACCGCGGTACGCGGCCTGCTCGCCCCCACGGTGGCGGAGCTGTCGGCCCGCTACCCGGACCTGCGGCTGCACATCAGTGAGCAGGATCCGGAACAGGCGCTGCACAGCGTGGAGGCCGGCACCGCCGACCTGGCCCTGATCCACGACGCCGACGGACTGCCGGTCGCTCTTCCGCCGTCCATGCTTCAACGGCACATCCACACCGACGTCGGCGATGTGGTGCACAGCCGCAGCCATCCCCTGGCCGCCGTCGAGCGTCCCCTGACCGGCGCCGACCTGGTCGGGCACGCCTGGGTGACGAGCCCGCCCGGCACCGTGTGCCACCAGTGGTTCCGGCGACTGTTCGGCAACGCGCCGGAGGACCCCGACGTCCGGCACCTGATCGACGATTTCAGCACGCAGCTGTCGCTGGTCGCCTCCGGCGACGTGATCGCCCTGATCCCCCGCCTGGCCCGGCCGCCGTTGCGCGAGGACCTGATGTCGCGGGTGCTGCGCCGGGCCCCGAAACGGGAGATCTTCGCGGCCTGGCGGCGAAGTGCCCATGCCAGTCCGGCGATTCAGGCAGTGCTCCGGGAGCTAGGGTCTGTGGAGTCATAA
- the dapA gene encoding 4-hydroxy-tetrahydrodipicolinate synthase, which yields MTVAQTPADLLFGSNLVAMVTPMKPDGSISESGVERLVDRLLGTGCDGIVVNGTTGESATLTDTEAIHLIRTVKAQVKGRASVIAGVGTYSTATSIQRAREAEAAGADALLLVTPYYNRPTQAGVVAHCTAVADATELPVMLYDVPARTGLALSPSTITELARHQRIRAIKDAKGDLFEAMSLMRSTGLAYYSGIDELNLPYLASGATGVVSVVGNLVADRNAELIRAVRKSDIDRAQEVAASLIPLTDAVMRTSSGAIMAKAALAELGVIEHAAVRLPLLESPAEDLAKLRTALATTAVPIG from the coding sequence ATGACCGTCGCGCAGACCCCTGCTGACCTGCTTTTCGGCTCCAACCTCGTGGCCATGGTGACCCCGATGAAGCCGGACGGGTCGATCAGCGAGTCCGGGGTCGAGCGCCTCGTGGACCGCCTGCTGGGCACGGGCTGCGACGGAATCGTGGTGAACGGCACCACCGGAGAGTCGGCGACCCTGACCGACACCGAGGCCATCCACCTGATCCGCACGGTCAAGGCGCAGGTGAAGGGCCGCGCGTCGGTGATCGCCGGCGTCGGCACCTACAGCACCGCCACCAGCATCCAGCGGGCCCGGGAGGCCGAGGCCGCAGGGGCGGACGCCCTGCTGCTGGTCACCCCCTACTACAACCGCCCGACCCAGGCCGGCGTGGTGGCCCACTGCACGGCGGTGGCCGACGCCACCGAGCTGCCCGTGATGCTGTACGACGTCCCGGCGCGTACCGGTCTGGCTCTTTCGCCGTCCACCATCACCGAACTTGCCCGGCACCAGCGGATCCGCGCGATCAAGGACGCGAAGGGCGACCTGTTCGAGGCGATGTCGCTGATGCGCAGCACCGGCCTGGCGTATTACAGCGGTATCGACGAACTCAACCTGCCCTACCTGGCCAGCGGCGCCACCGGTGTGGTCAGTGTCGTGGGCAACCTGGTGGCCGACCGCAATGCCGAGCTGATCCGGGCGGTGCGCAAGAGCGACATCGACCGGGCACAGGAGGTCGCGGCCTCGCTGATCCCCCTGACCGACGCCGTCATGCGGACCTCGTCGGGCGCCATCATGGCCAAGGCCGCGCTGGCCGAGCTCGGCGTGATCGAGCACGCCGCCGTGCGGCTGCCGCTGCTGGAGTCGCCGGCCGAGGACTTGGCCAAGCTGCGCACGGCCCTCGCGACGACGGCCGTCCCGATCGGCTGA
- a CDS encoding nucleoside deaminase → MDVDVAESDHTGTVLRFRPLVLRAVELAGTARRRGDHPFGAVLLDPHGEVLAEGLNGVVTTGDLRAHAELEALENARRAGRSGQVAGGIMIASGEPCPMCTAGLVWAGLSQIVFAAATPNFVPYLPDGPRFRLRCADVVAASTAEIVVSGPVDGVDALAPFRPGH, encoded by the coding sequence ATGGACGTGGACGTCGCCGAATCCGACCACACCGGGACCGTCCTCAGGTTCCGGCCGCTGGTCCTGCGGGCCGTCGAGCTGGCCGGCACGGCCCGCCGCAGGGGTGACCACCCGTTCGGGGCGGTCCTGCTCGACCCGCACGGAGAGGTGCTCGCCGAAGGGCTGAACGGCGTCGTCACCACCGGCGACCTGCGGGCGCACGCCGAACTCGAGGCGCTGGAGAATGCCCGTCGCGCAGGGCGTTCCGGCCAGGTGGCGGGTGGCATCATGATCGCCAGCGGTGAGCCGTGCCCGATGTGCACGGCCGGCCTGGTCTGGGCCGGTCTGTCGCAGATCGTGTTCGCCGCCGCGACCCCGAACTTCGTTCCCTACCTGCCCGACGGCCCGCGCTTCCGGCTGCGCTGCGCCGACGTGGTGGCGGCCAGCACGGCCGAGATCGTGGTCAGCGGGCCGGTCGACGGGGTGGACGCCCTGGCCCCGTTCCGGCCGGGGCACTGA
- a CDS encoding MOSC domain-containing protein encodes MKLLSVNIGHPRRNHWRTAELTGIDKRPVTGPVAVTSPGPMGDGSVGLAGDRVYDVGNHGGTDQAVYAYAREDLDHWEGVLGRTLPNGVFGENLTTEGLDVNEALIGERWRVGPEVVLEVTRPRIPCSTFQGWLDRQGWMKEFTGAALPGPYFRVITPGEFRAGDDVEVIARPDHDVSVALTFRALTLEPALLPRLLEAEALAGAVRERVVRRLAGRTG; translated from the coding sequence ATGAAGCTGCTCTCGGTGAACATCGGCCACCCCCGGCGCAACCACTGGCGCACCGCCGAGCTGACCGGCATCGACAAGCGTCCCGTGACCGGCCCGGTGGCGGTGACCTCGCCCGGCCCGATGGGGGACGGGTCGGTCGGGCTGGCCGGGGACCGCGTCTACGACGTGGGCAATCACGGCGGCACCGACCAGGCGGTGTACGCCTATGCCCGGGAGGACCTGGACCACTGGGAGGGTGTGCTCGGCCGGACGCTGCCGAACGGCGTCTTCGGCGAGAACCTGACCACCGAGGGGCTGGACGTCAACGAGGCCCTGATCGGGGAACGCTGGCGGGTCGGGCCGGAGGTGGTGCTGGAGGTCACCCGTCCCCGCATCCCGTGCTCCACCTTCCAGGGCTGGCTGGACCGCCAGGGCTGGATGAAGGAGTTCACCGGGGCGGCCCTGCCCGGGCCGTACTTCCGCGTGATCACGCCGGGGGAGTTCCGTGCGGGGGACGACGTGGAGGTGATCGCCCGCCCCGATCACGATGTCAGCGTGGCCCTGACCTTCCGCGCCCTGACCCTGGAACCGGCCCTGCTGCCCCGCCTGCTGGAGGCGGAGGCCCTGGCCGGCGCGGTGCGGGAGCGGGTGGTGCGCCGGCTCGCCGGGCGCACCGGATGA
- a CDS encoding family 43 glycosylhydrolase produces the protein MTDAHDGPRMGRRALLAGAGGALGAGAVGLGTAAPAGASATAPVLATGSGSATGRYPANWPDPAPYGRADPRPELWPRDDNSHLLDLELRPRDEALGRVWMRDTYVNCFEVDGRPLYVATGTTNAEGLPGPGPYNDGIFVWTARSLDGPWKLADTSKIRPDADRGKVWSPEFVTENTTDRTVVAPWQEWWEDDGQFGKRGNAWAPEVHYFQGKWYIVACMGDHSKKVGTFLLISEGGVEGPYRVAKGNLEKPFGDIVGGPDWIDPSVYFHIDGGFYSEGKKAWLVLHNHLYARFTADLEDIEPLQKFDEKPWGSEPYLEGAYVFRHEKKYYLLLAAWDWTSLDADGSPRYSYDEADRSGHKQYQYDTVVAVSDSFEGPYSERYTAGVGIGHNNFFTDHLGRLWGTFFLNPAGGYYSNASRVDDAAVPGVVRLEWTGPKGHRIYVKRPD, from the coding sequence ATGACCGATGCTCACGACGGGCCGAGGATGGGCCGGCGTGCTCTGCTGGCCGGAGCCGGCGGAGCCCTGGGAGCCGGAGCGGTGGGCCTGGGAACGGCCGCACCGGCCGGCGCCTCAGCCACGGCCCCGGTTCTGGCCACTGGTTCCGGTTCGGCCACCGGCAGATACCCTGCCAACTGGCCCGATCCGGCTCCGTACGGCCGCGCCGACCCACGTCCGGAGCTCTGGCCGCGCGACGACAACTCGCACCTGCTCGACCTCGAACTGAGGCCTCGCGACGAGGCACTCGGCCGGGTCTGGATGCGCGACACCTACGTGAACTGCTTCGAGGTGGACGGCAGGCCGCTCTATGTCGCGACCGGCACCACCAATGCCGAGGGCCTGCCCGGCCCCGGCCCCTACAACGACGGCATCTTCGTCTGGACCGCACGGTCACTGGACGGCCCGTGGAAACTGGCCGACACCAGCAAGATCCGCCCCGACGCCGATCGGGGCAAGGTCTGGTCGCCGGAGTTCGTCACCGAGAACACCACCGACCGCACGGTGGTCGCGCCGTGGCAGGAGTGGTGGGAGGACGACGGCCAGTTCGGCAAGCGGGGCAACGCCTGGGCCCCGGAAGTTCACTACTTCCAGGGCAAGTGGTACATCGTGGCATGCATGGGCGACCACTCCAAGAAGGTCGGCACCTTCCTGCTGATCAGCGAGGGTGGCGTCGAGGGCCCCTACCGGGTGGCGAAAGGCAATCTGGAGAAGCCCTTCGGCGACATCGTCGGCGGCCCGGACTGGATCGACCCGTCGGTGTACTTCCACATCGACGGCGGTTTCTACTCCGAGGGCAAGAAGGCCTGGCTGGTACTGCACAACCACCTCTACGCCCGGTTCACGGCCGACCTCGAAGACATCGAGCCGCTCCAGAAGTTCGACGAGAAACCCTGGGGGTCAGAGCCTTACCTCGAGGGCGCCTACGTGTTCCGGCACGAGAAGAAGTACTACCTGCTGCTGGCCGCCTGGGACTGGACCTCGCTCGACGCCGACGGCAGCCCGCGCTACTCCTACGACGAGGCCGACCGCAGCGGGCACAAGCAGTACCAGTACGACACGGTGGTCGCGGTGTCGGACTCGTTCGAGGGTCCCTACTCGGAGCGTTACACGGCCGGCGTGGGTATCGGGCACAACAACTTCTTCACCGACCACCTCGGCCGGCTCTGGGGCACGTTCTTCCTGAACCCGGCCGGTGGCTACTACTCCAACGCCTCACGGGTCGACGACGCCGCCGTGCCCGGCGTGGTGCGCCTGGAGTGGACCGGGCCGAAGGGTCATCGGATCTATGTGAAACGCCCCGACTGA
- a CDS encoding DODA-type extradiol aromatic ring-opening family dioxygenase codes for MSDPFNPKVPAGAYAALLADVLPEARARRRWEPSDGPMPSLFVSHGAPPTLDDPDWLRDLYAWGRSMPKPRGIVVVSAHWENAPLAISGSAEGTELYYDFGGFHPRYYTLKYRSPDATWLSHQVAGTLADTTPLHQFVDRGLDHGAFIPMMAMFPAADVPVIQLSMPSLDPAALLRLGERLRKLRQEGILVIGSGFMTHSFAVFRDPGLIGHNQAFDAWAVDAMARGDVDSLVDYRAKAPGVRVAHPTADHFVPLLLTLGAASEPGQGAETAFGRIVMGNSIRSMQMA; via the coding sequence GTGTCAGACCCGTTCAACCCGAAGGTGCCGGCCGGCGCGTACGCCGCCCTGCTGGCCGACGTGCTGCCCGAGGCCCGGGCCCGACGTCGCTGGGAGCCCTCGGACGGGCCGATGCCCTCACTGTTCGTCAGCCACGGCGCGCCGCCGACCCTCGACGACCCGGACTGGCTGCGCGACCTGTACGCCTGGGGCCGGTCCATGCCGAAACCGCGCGGCATCGTGGTGGTCTCGGCGCACTGGGAGAACGCCCCGCTGGCGATCTCCGGATCGGCCGAAGGCACCGAGTTGTACTACGACTTCGGCGGTTTCCACCCGCGCTACTACACGCTGAAATACCGGTCCCCCGACGCCACCTGGCTGTCCCACCAGGTGGCGGGCACACTGGCCGACACCACACCGCTGCACCAGTTCGTCGACCGCGGGCTGGATCACGGCGCTTTCATCCCGATGATGGCCATGTTCCCGGCCGCCGACGTGCCGGTGATCCAGCTCAGCATGCCCAGTCTCGATCCGGCGGCCCTGTTGCGGCTCGGCGAGCGTCTGCGAAAGCTGCGCCAGGAAGGCATTCTCGTCATCGGCTCGGGCTTCATGACGCACAGCTTCGCGGTGTTCCGCGATCCCGGCCTGATCGGGCACAACCAGGCCTTCGACGCCTGGGCCGTGGACGCGATGGCCCGCGGCGACGTGGACTCGCTGGTCGACTACCGGGCCAAGGCTCCCGGCGTTCGGGTCGCCCATCCCACCGCCGACCACTTCGTGCCCCTCCTGCTCACCCTCGGCGCCGCCTCCGAGCCCGGCCAGGGAGCCGAAACTGCTTTCGGCAGAATCGTGATGGGCAACTCGATCCGCTCGATGCAGATGGCCTGA